One Triticum dicoccoides isolate Atlit2015 ecotype Zavitan chromosome 5B, WEW_v2.0, whole genome shotgun sequence genomic window carries:
- the LOC119308746 gene encoding uncharacterized protein LOC119308746 isoform X2, producing the protein MDWKLKRSKSVPKLKNGSPTSPTKGSKNDKMLAALRNWKIAPAYETFPWEKKMKELLPVPESSRFLSLLLLPKATDGTHTRYNTLDDTLARADAWLASSRASGVPVELASVQTEALLTKISGETAVSTVNMGSLSDLANMSNVSLYGFEDYHGVDIGVVRAVRLWYAPSGPGGEMAVEIALRQGDTRLGFAISRTEEGFIYVSSVADESTPGVASTRSGLLELHRAARRAGRLLVVSRVGGEKVLPWMVSTAGDVRCYDTVSLSQKLSLHRHALRPITLHFLTWDEGVLALPPPPAPARGPLLMLSSEGDEEEIDGDGPEIAAGKGGKGSSFRFQNIGLPDSWL; encoded by the exons ATGGATTGGAAGCTGAAGCGATCGAAGAGCGTGCCGAAGCTGAAGAACGGATCGCCTACGAGTCCGACTAAAG GTTCCAAGAACGACAAGATGCTGGCGGCGCTGCGGAACTGGAAGATCGCGCCGGCGTACGAGACGTTCCCGTGGGAGAAGAAGATGAAGGAGCTGCTGCCGGTGCCGGAATCGAGCCGATTCctctcgctgctgctgctccccaaGGCCACGGACGGCACCCACACCCGCTACAACACGCTGGACGACACCCTCGCCCGCGCCGACGCCTGGCTCGCCTCGTCCCGCGCCTCCGGCGTCCCCGTCGAGCTCGCCAGCGTCCAGACGGAGGCGCTGCTCACCAAGATCTCCGGCGAGACGGCGGTGTCCACGGTGAACATGGGCTCCCTGTCCGACCTGGCCAACATGTCCAACGTCAGCCTGTACGGGTTCGAGGACTACCACGGCGTGGACATCGGCGTGGTGCGCGCGGTGCGGCTATGGTACGCGCCGTCGGGCCCCGGCGGCGAGATGGCGGTGGAGATCGCGCTGCGGCAGGGGGACACCAGGCTCGGTTTCGCCATCAGCCGGACCGAGGAAGGCTTCATCTACGTGTCGTCGGTGGCGGACGAGAGCACGCCCGGCGTGGCGTCCACGCGGTCCGGGCTGCTCGAGCTGCaccgggcggcgaggcgggcgggcaGGCTGCTGGTGGTGTCGAGGGTGGGAGGGGAGAAGGTGCTGCCGTGGATGGTCTCCACCGCCGGCGACGTCAGGTGCTACGACACCGTGTCGCTGAGCCAGAAGCTTTCGCTGCACCGCCACGCGCTCCGCCCCATCACGCTGCACTTCCTCACGTGGGATGAGGGCGTCCTCGCCCTGCCCCCGCCACCGGCGCCGGCGCGGGGGCCGCTGCTCATGCTGTCCTCcgaaggcgacgaggaggagatCGATGGCGACGGGCCGGAGATCGCGGCCGGCAAGGGGGGCAAGGGCTCGTCCTTTAGGTTCCAGAACATCGGACTCCCGGATAGCTGGCTGTGA
- the LOC119308746 gene encoding uncharacterized protein LOC119308746 isoform X1: MPSDAALSPAPTGRNNGGKMQKLLKSAFKRGDSPAQAAGEEPELSPSASRGSGSGSGRTSSGRRVTRGDDVGDRSSRESVELDAEGSKNDKMLAALRNWKIAPAYETFPWEKKMKELLPVPESSRFLSLLLLPKATDGTHTRYNTLDDTLARADAWLASSRASGVPVELASVQTEALLTKISGETAVSTVNMGSLSDLANMSNVSLYGFEDYHGVDIGVVRAVRLWYAPSGPGGEMAVEIALRQGDTRLGFAISRTEEGFIYVSSVADESTPGVASTRSGLLELHRAARRAGRLLVVSRVGGEKVLPWMVSTAGDVRCYDTVSLSQKLSLHRHALRPITLHFLTWDEGVLALPPPPAPARGPLLMLSSEGDEEEIDGDGPEIAAGKGGKGSSFRFQNIGLPDSWL, translated from the exons ATGCCCAGCGACGCCGCCCTCTCGCCGGCGCCGACCGGCAGGAACAACGGCGGCAAGATGCAGAAGCTGCTCAAGTCGGCCTTCAAGCGCGGCGACTCCCCGGCCCAGGCGGCCGGGGAGGAGCCGGAGCTCAGCCCGTCCGCGTCCAGGGGGTCTGGCTCGGGCAGCGGGCGGACGTCGTCGGGGAGGCGTGTCACCCGAGGCGACGACGTCGGCGATCGGTCCAGCCGCGAGAGCGTCGAGCTCGACGCTGAAG GTTCCAAGAACGACAAGATGCTGGCGGCGCTGCGGAACTGGAAGATCGCGCCGGCGTACGAGACGTTCCCGTGGGAGAAGAAGATGAAGGAGCTGCTGCCGGTGCCGGAATCGAGCCGATTCctctcgctgctgctgctccccaaGGCCACGGACGGCACCCACACCCGCTACAACACGCTGGACGACACCCTCGCCCGCGCCGACGCCTGGCTCGCCTCGTCCCGCGCCTCCGGCGTCCCCGTCGAGCTCGCCAGCGTCCAGACGGAGGCGCTGCTCACCAAGATCTCCGGCGAGACGGCGGTGTCCACGGTGAACATGGGCTCCCTGTCCGACCTGGCCAACATGTCCAACGTCAGCCTGTACGGGTTCGAGGACTACCACGGCGTGGACATCGGCGTGGTGCGCGCGGTGCGGCTATGGTACGCGCCGTCGGGCCCCGGCGGCGAGATGGCGGTGGAGATCGCGCTGCGGCAGGGGGACACCAGGCTCGGTTTCGCCATCAGCCGGACCGAGGAAGGCTTCATCTACGTGTCGTCGGTGGCGGACGAGAGCACGCCCGGCGTGGCGTCCACGCGGTCCGGGCTGCTCGAGCTGCaccgggcggcgaggcgggcgggcaGGCTGCTGGTGGTGTCGAGGGTGGGAGGGGAGAAGGTGCTGCCGTGGATGGTCTCCACCGCCGGCGACGTCAGGTGCTACGACACCGTGTCGCTGAGCCAGAAGCTTTCGCTGCACCGCCACGCGCTCCGCCCCATCACGCTGCACTTCCTCACGTGGGATGAGGGCGTCCTCGCCCTGCCCCCGCCACCGGCGCCGGCGCGGGGGCCGCTGCTCATGCTGTCCTCcgaaggcgacgaggaggagatCGATGGCGACGGGCCGGAGATCGCGGCCGGCAAGGGGGGCAAGGGCTCGTCCTTTAGGTTCCAGAACATCGGACTCCCGGATAGCTGGCTGTGA